A part of Liolophura sinensis isolate JHLJ2023 chromosome 1, CUHK_Ljap_v2, whole genome shotgun sequence genomic DNA contains:
- the LOC135475134 gene encoding arginine kinase-like, producing MSSLDELWEKLCAAEDSKSLLKKHCTEDVYNKLKDKQTKFGGTLAECIRSGAENPESGVGVYASDPEAYTVFADLLNPVIMDYHKVKQLKHPACNFGKVDKLDFGDLDPSGELIVSTRVRVGRSHASYGFPPTLTKEQRIEMEKVTREALEQLTGELKGTYHSLDGMSPETQKQLMEDHFLFNDSDRFLKAAGGYNDWPTGRGIFFNDNKTFLVWVNEEDHIRIISMQQGGDLAAVYKRLVEGIKELEKKLDFARLPTLGYLTFCPSNLGTALRASVHVKIPKVAAMPDFKEICDKYHIQARGIHGEHTESVGGVYDISNKRRLGLTEIEAIQEMRQGVQELIRLEKGEEKAPSPKSKGCVIL from the coding sequence ATGTCGTCCCTAGACGAACTTTGGGAAAAACTGTGCGCCGCCGAGGACAGCAAGTCTCTGTTGAAGAAACATTGTACTGAGGACGTGTACAAcaaattgaaagacaagcagaCGAAATTCGGCGGAACCCTAGCGGAATGCATCAGGTCTGGGGCAGAGAACCCCGAAAGTGGGGTTGGGGTATACGCCTCTGACCCCGAGGCTTACACCGTTTTTGCGGACTTGTTAAACCCTGTTATCATGGACTACCACAAGGTCAAACAACTAAAGCACCCAGCTTGTAATTTTGGCAAAGTAGACAAACTTGACTTTGGTGATCTGGACCCATCTGGTGAGCTCATTGTTTCGACGCGCGTGCGGGTGGGACGCAGTCACGCTTCTTATGGATTTCCACCAACACTCACCAAAGAACAACGAATAGAGATGGAGAAGGTGACGAGGGAAGCCCTGGAGCAGTTGACTGGAGAGCTGAAGGGTACTTACCATTCTCTGGACGGAATGTCCCCAGAAACGCAAAAACAGCTTATGGAAGACCATTTTCTCTTCAACGACAGCGACCGTTTCCTGAAGGCCGCCGGTGGTTACAACGATTGGCCTACCGGAAGAGGGATCTTCTTCAACGACAACAAGACTTTCTTGGTCTGGGTAAATGAAGAGGACCACATTCGTATCATTTCTATGCAACAGGGCGGAGACCTGGCCGCCGTCTACAAGAGGTTAGTCGAAGGTATCAAAGAATTGGAAAAGAAGTTGGACTTTGCTCGCCTGCCCACATTAGGCTATCTTACGTTTTGTCCCAGCAACCTTGGAACAGCGCTACGAGCCAGCGTCCATGTTAAGATCCCCAAAGTTGCGGCCATGCCAGACTTCAAAGAAATTTGTGATAAATATCACATTCAAGCCAGGGGAATTCATGGCGAGCACACGGAGAGTGTAGGTGGGGTTTACGACATCTCCAACAAGCGCAGGTTAGGATTAACAGAGATTGAGGCTATCCAAGAAATGAGGCAAGGGGTGCAGGAATTGATACGACTGGAAAAGGGAGAGGAGAAAGCGCCTTCTCCGAAATCCAAAGGCTGCGTTATTCTATAG